Part of the Hypomesus transpacificus isolate Combined female unplaced genomic scaffold, fHypTra1 scaffold_235, whole genome shotgun sequence genome is shown below.
TAGGGGGAAAATCCCCTCTCAGAGATGAATGGCCATATTCATGAAGACACTTTAGTAAAAGGTATAGTGCGTGCTGGATAGCTCCTCGCCAAAACAGTACAGTTACAAAGACacaaatacacccacacacaaacttatGACACCTGCTCAGTCTAGGAGTGCTGTAATTTGCTTTTTCATACTCACCTTTTAACCCTGATAATCTGATCTCTCATTGGTTTGATGTCCTGAAAACTTTGTTGATTGACAAGACTGTAGACCAGAATGAAACCTTGTCCGTTTTTGATGTAAAGGTCTCTCATAGAGGCAAACTGTTCTGTTCCAGCGGTGTCGAGAATCTCCAGCACCGATGGAGAGGAATCCACCTCGATCTCTTTCCGATAAAAATCCTCAATCGTAGGATCATACTTTTCGATGAATGTTCCAGTCACGAACTGAACCGTGAGGGCGGACTTTCCCACGCCACCACTGCCGAGCACCACCACTTTGTACTCGCGCATTGCGCTCCAACGCAATGTGATCTGATCAAAGCTCAAAATACAGTGACATCGTACATCGGATCTCAAAGCATTGCAATATAGTACAATGCATATATCATGACATTGACAAGGAAAGGCCAATTGAGAAATACAATTCCTACTCCACGTCTCATCAAAAGCAAATAAACCGATTAAGAAAACACGAGAAAACCATATTATTAAATAGAGTGACTTAAATATGCGGCACACTACATACAATTGTATAAACTTCCTGTCCAAATCTATAGCAGTCTTATGCGCGTAGTTTTCTTTTGCACATGAGCAGTATATATGATGTCCCTTCTAAATCGCATCCCTAATAGCGTAATCTCGCCTCTTGACTACGTCCTTCAGTCGCCATTTGAAGGAAAAAATAACGGACTCCGTGTTGTCTAGGCTCCTCTGCGAagatgccagccagccagagccaCATTCAAGCAGCACCACAAACCCATATTGCTCGTGCGCGTTTTGCACAGCAGGATACTCTGCCGGTGTAACACTGACATCTTTAGACGGGGGAAAGCATCGAACCAGAACTAGGATGCTAACTGTTGAACTGTAATGTAAACGACATTGGATGCTGTTTCTATGACAGCAAATTAGTCTTTCAAATGGGTCGTGGAAGAGACTTGCTGTTTGTttagacttttattttgaatctGGCTAATCTTAAATCCatacaattaaacaaaataaatgatttGAAGCATACACATGCTCTCATTCTATATAGGCCTaatgaaaaacaacatgaaaaacctacatttaaatacaaataaaaggaTAACAAACATTGAATAacatcagaacacacacatcaaacaatACCTTGCTTATAGCCCAAGTCTACATGTTACGAGCTTTGTGGGTTAAGAATGACGTTCAATGTGCACGACCACCAACCTGCACCGGCACATTTAATGACGCAAGGCTGGAAACAATCTGATCCGTGAGTCTCTGGACTTGACCGAGAGGATATAGGTAACAGTGACGTCATCGGGATACCGATTTCATGCAAGTGTATGGCAATTATGTATATCAACTCAAGATTTAAATATCCTCACACATGGAAACGAAAAAACGTACGGGAATTTATGACGTACACAAATAGGAATGCTTGTTGCATCTcatcttgttttgtgttttgctgtCGTTCACACGTAGAAGCTAGTAATAATCATGCGTATGAGGCCAATGTATCTAGCGCCATCGTGTGACATACAGTTGCAACTTTTGAATAATCCGATATCTAACTACTTTTGCAATTAATTCTCACAATGTCCCCTTGATAAAAGCATTTGTTCGTCGATACTAAACAGATGAAAGGTCCACCCGACAAACAATCtttaattttctttatttctttcaatAAATTGTACACTATCTTGCTGGAACCAAAACATTTGACTATAGGAACATAAAGTAGCACAAAATATATGCACAAATCAAACATTGAGAAATGGTTACATTGAAACTAAGAATCCAATGAGGGTCTCGGTGTCTGTTTATGTTTTAGTTACATCTTCGATCGGATACTGCATTTCGGATGGCATAGCAGTCACAAGTGATGGCCAGACCCTCCCGTTATGAATCGCACCCACAACACCAAGTTCTGAACTGGAACAAGACACGCGCCGACTTCCTGTACTCCAGTCAACTCTTTTGGCCTCATAATGGAAATTAAAAACAGAaacaatataatatatatttatatagatatatatttttgttcaaCTGAGAAGTCACTTCAGTGGAGACCCACTTCACaaccttttttttcctcctaTTTTAAGAGCTCTGGAACATGAAACCTTAAGCACGATGGACTAAAGATAAGGCAGAGTGTTTGGATAAGCGTGTCTGCTCAGTTGACCAACTGCTCAGAAAGTGCTTACATTTTCCTGTTACCATCAATCAGTCATTGTCAACACATTTCAATACATTACAATTCATTTCAATACAATTCAATTCCATTCATAATGCTTGGGTCCATTCACACGGACCCAAACTGGGGACAACCTGAAGTTTGTCTCAAgtgcagacttttttttttgtgtgtgtttttcattaTAACTAAAAACATTCAGTATGTTATCATGTAGTCCTAAAAACAAGGTGAGTTTCTTCTCATGCAGGATGCTTAATGAAGATAATTTACTGGTAGTAGTAACTTGTAGTGATTAATACACAGAACGACAGTGTTGCCGATGTGTTGCTAAGAGTGCTAGATCCTACAGGAATCTGCACATCAGTCACATATTACATTTTCTTTAACAGGAAGAAAGTGCAATCCATAACTCTGATGGACCATCAAGCATACAACTTTGATTAACCATTGCCTCTGATGCTGATAAAACCAATGGTCCTTTCTTAGGGGTTTTTACATCTTAACTAATTAATAGACAATTCACTTTTTTATCCTACAGAATATTGGTAACTTTGCCTAAGTGCTACAGATACACCTTTATAGAGGCTGATAAATGCTAATGAAAATATTAGGTAATTAAAATCTCAACAAATAATAAGAAATATTCAAATCTGCTTTACAATCTAGCTTGTGTACAGTGttctagaaaaaaaaaagattcaactTAACAATTACATCATTTACAAAAATACCGAACTTTAGTATTTGCAACTTTAGGTTGCCACAGCAACAACTTAATATCGTTATGAAATACTAGAGTGAAAAGTACATCCTTTtaaaattgtctttttttttttttttgtaaaatgtcatctttacaataaacattttattttttatattttttttacgaTACAAGCAATTTCAGAGCCTTGCTCATTACTGCAATGCGATGACCTGTGTTGATGACAAGGCGAGAAAGATCCAGTAACTTTCTATTGGTGGTTTATAAGACTCCACCCCTTAACCCTGACCAGCTCCTCAGTTCCTGAGCTGACAGACTAGACCTTGAGGAGGGACCACCGTGCAGAATGGAGCACAGCTCAATAAATTACATTCATTTCCAAATATCATAGGTTACAACATTGTCAAATTTGAGTTGGAACAAAGTAAAATAAGATAAATTACAACAAAATATATCTCATTTTTTCACCACACCAAAAGTTACATTAAAACTGTAACTTTTGTGAAGAAAACCTTAgtaaaagtgaatgaaaaacAAAAGGAAACGTAAGCGTCAAGACCAGTGCCGTATTTTGCTGAACTAGATGTGTCTTGTTGTGGATTGTCTATGTAAATCAAGCACCATGAATAAACATCATGATTCTGATCAAATTATttcgaacacaaacacacacacattcccctctctcacacacacacccacacctactccctccccctctctctcacacacacactcccatgcctgcacacactcacatacactcacccacacacacacacaaaagctgtGTAATACCACAGACATTGAATACACTGCCATAAAGACAGCTAATATAGTATGGAGGTTGGTTTAAAACAATGCTAgtacattttaaaacatattggcatgtaAATAACTGATTCTTCTAATGATAGTCTTGACCCACATACCTTGATAGTTACATCAAACAACACAATTTGAAATTTATATAGAATACACTGCTATGACCATGAATATAAACTCTCAAAATAAGAGACATATgttacgtacacacacacacacacatcacaatacATCTTCGGTGTCACTTTTCCCATGTAAACTACTTTAAACCATGGTAAGAATGAATATTACATCATGAAATATTCAACAAACATTCTAGCAAGCTATCCTAATTTGACTGTTGTCTCtctttgtatatattttttttaagtgacaAAATAACTGGTTGTGTTGGTGAACGACGTCTACAATGACATGCACATCACACGACTGTTTATGTTTTCTGTAGTTTTGGAGCTTTGCTTTGACCAACCTGTTTCTATCCTGCGGCAAAAAAGTAAGATTCTCCGGATGCTTATGGTGGTAAAGGATTTTTTAGGCACTTCTACTGTTTCTCGAATGGAACAGGATTATCGGTGATAGCAGGGTTGACGACTGACAGTCACAGATAGCCCTCCAGTCAAAGTTCAAGTCATCTCACTTGACGAGGATCGTCGAATGCACCTTTCGAGTCTTAGCACTTGTTTCCCTCCTCTGtgacacctgccccccccccccccccccccccttcccttcccctgccCACCCAAGGTCTTGTCCTGTGTTGAGGAGCTCGGAGGCCTTGGCAGGGGCCTCTGGGGGCCCCGGGTCTGTCTGTCCCAGTCTGCCGGCAGACCTCCAGGCCCCGCCACACTGCCAGGGCTGGGCTTCACCACAGCCTTCACCACAGCCTTCACCACAGCCTTCACCACAGCCTTCACCACAGCCTTCACCAGTCCTTGGCACAAAACACCAGCTGGCCAGAGGGCCTCTACTCCCTCCCCATGGCCCGTGACTCCCCCCGGAtgagcaccccccccctcccctcccgccacccccccccccccccccccccataacccAGCACCTATTCTAAAGACAAAACTGAACGGGGCACTGCTGAAACAAACTAGAAACCCCCCCAGGTGTCCTTTTCAGCAGGAGATGTGGACAGCAGACATGGCCTGGCTGAGGTGGTTAGAGAGCCGTTCCTCACCCAGACTCCTCCCTCGTCTGTGCTCTCAGCGATGGggacttcatgtttggcaagATTCATATCGTTTGTGGTCTTTACACCCCAATCTCTTATGTTGGCAAGTGGTTCCCATTGTAGACACGGTTTACCACAGCATCTTAAAGGGGGGTAGTgggagtgtgtgcaggtgcgtatgggtgggagtgtgtgtggggtggagggggtcatTTCCATTATCACTAGGACAGTCCATTTAGTAAACACTGAGCTCATTTTGCCCTGcgacattcatatatatatattgtttttaaagAAACAAAACTTAGCTTGGCCAAAGCACCAGGAGTAACTGGTCTAATTACATTGAGAGGGGGTTCTCTGTGACGTTGAAAACAATGAAGCACTTGACAATAAGCACTAAGTCTCTTATAGTGCAAATAAGGAGTTCTCAGGGGTGAACATTGTGCAGATGTTCCTCGTCTCTGAACGAAATATGAAAAGAGGGACCCACATTGGTTTGGGAGAAGAACAATCATTAAAACAAACTCGCCACCTCTGCCTCTATGGGTCTACGTAGAAAtgtacattttctttttgtctttttccTGTTAATAGTTTTTCTAGCAATAcatatacatcttttttttttttttctttcttcttgtcCGGTGCATCTTACATCAGCACTCAAGTCTTGTGGTTAACTGTTGAATGACTCTCTTAGCATGCAGGTTGCTGTACCTCGAGCTGTGAGGGTTGGTAGTATTTACATAAGAACTGTTTGGGTCTTCTTAGAGCAGCTTCTTGACACGCCATGTCGTGCCTGACCATTACTTCAGGATTATctgagaaaggaaagagagaacaacGGATGAGAAAGGATTCGACTTTGCAAACAACGCCAATCATTTGCTCAGGCTACTTAGAAGCCACGCCACACAAAACCTATGTGCAATGTACACCCTGCAAAGCCACTGCTCACACTAATAGAACGGGGCAGTGCAGATGACGTCTACAGAACGAGGAAGATTCTGGTGTCCCACACAGACTGAGCAGATTGAGTTGGCCGAAGGTCTGAACATGTTGGGCTGGATGCCAGAGAGTCCGAATGACAGTGAGACGgcgagaaagacaaaagagagatGAATAGAGATCAAAAAAAGGACACGTGGCTGTCTCAAGTCGGGGAGCCAGCTGATAGGCTGGACCTAGTGCCCATCACAGGGTGTCCACAGCGTACCACAGCACAGGCCGgaggcatgcaggcaggcaggcatgcaggCAGGGAAGTAGAGCACACAGACCACTGAGCTGAGGGGAGAGCCAACACCACGTGGAGGAGGAAcaatggagggatgaagaacTTGTGATGAacttgtttttgtgttgtttttttgttgttgacacaaACGTTGGTGCAACTAAGTGTACAACTAAGTGTGTTTCTCCCCCTTTTGCTTGCTACCTTTTAAGCCAGCTGAGCGGACATGTGTGGGATCGTTATGGAGGTTGGGATGTGATCCGGGTGTCTGGCCTCTCACTTTCCCAAGCCTGTTGGATCGGCACAGCATCAGCCCAGAGGACCGGTCAGCCCTGCTAATCTCCAACAAGACCTTTTCCGGCTGACCTGCGCCGCCTGCCTTCAcagccagcagagggcgccacaACCTCAAACCTCGGAGATGATGGACGGTTCCGCTTGCGGCTAAGACAGCGAGTCTTATTAATATGACCCAGACAGTGCGATATGGGCCTGGCCAGCTGGGAGTCTAAGTATGACTAAAGTCATGTGTTAACCAGCTCACAGGGACAGTGACTCAGCGATGATGAGATTCACATCAGGGACCTGTGGTGGCAGCCATCTGGGACAGAGagcctgttcacacacacacgcacgcacacgcacgcacacaaacatgtgcAGCGAGGGGAGTcaagggtgagggtggggggttgggaggTCTTgacgcgcacacgcacaaaagcatatacacacacaaaagtatATACACAGAGGtaaacagacataaacacacacgcacacacacttgtctgtTTGCTCAATCAGCATTCAGGGCGGATGCTGTGTACTACAGGGAAGGGGAATGGaatgacagagagcaggagagagagaaagagagaaaaagaaagaatgagagaaagaaagagacagagtggagagagaaaaagagagagagagagagaaagagagagctgagagagagagagagagagagagagagagagagagagagagagggagagagacagcgagagagggaaggagagagacagcgagagagggagggagagagagagagacagcgagagagggaggtagagagagagacacagagagagggagggagagagacagcgagagaggtagggagagagacagcgagagagggagggagagagacagcgagagagagagggagagacagcgagagagagagggagatgagcagACAGACATCAGCATTGCTCCTGCTCCCAGTCCCACGCATGCATCTTTAACAAGGCGCCCTGCTCCCCGCTGCTGCAGCCAGTCACTCACAGGAAGCGGCACTGACTCACAGGAAGTGAGCTCACTGTCAGCCAATAAGGGGGAAGAGCACAAGGATCCTCCCAAAGGGATGAATGAGTAGTCAGATCCGAGTGTTCAACCACAGTCTACAGCAACATCGCCCGGTGCTCAGGGTATTCTATTGTCGCTAATAAGACACATTTCACAACCCCCGTCTTCTAAAGTGAGATTGCAGATtgtaaataaaacattgaaacGTCAATAATGTCACGTGACAACAACGATCGGCAACAATCCGGCTACAGATGCCGTTGGTGGGGGACACGTGAGGAGTGAATGCTGTCTCGTGCTGTCTCATGTAGCTGCTGGTGCACTGAAAACAGAGCCAAGCAGGTGGAGTGGAGTGTTTGGTAGATGCACGGACTCTGTTCCACCGCAGGCAGAGAGCTCTAATTGTCAGCTCTAaattggcgtgtgtgtgtgtgtgtctgtctgtaggcacacacacacacatctgcaactTCCTGGCCCCTGCTGACACAGAGCCACGGGTGGCCAGACCGGAGCCATTTTTAGCCCTCGTTTCCGGAATAAAacatccttcctgtctcctgcaACAGTAATAGAGGGCAGGAGCTGGTGGATCTATAGCAGGTCTGAACAGGCAGTGTCCTCCAGGCCtccgacccccctccccccccgcccttccccctcccccggtcccctcccccagtctcGCTACGCCCCGGACTGGCGCtctgcacacagacaccaccCAACATGGCTGACGGATCAAGACTGACCacaggggtctgtgtgtgtgtctgtgtgtatgcatgcgcgtgtgtgtgtgtgtaagcgttcaacagacacacagacgacGTTCTAACGCAGATGGAAAGTGATACTTgagacacaaacagaaatgGGGGAGGACCCCCCAAAAGAACAGACATGCTAAACAGGAAGTTACgcgacacaacacaacacaacacccaTTTGCAAACGTGAAAAGCTCTGAATAAGTGAGGGAGTTGGACATACAGTCAAATACAAGCCCATTAACACTAGATATAATAAAAGTGGCAATGATCCTAACACTCCTACTCCCTCTGTAACCGAGCCGTTCGGCCTCATGTTTTGTGTGCCGTCATCCTGCCAGCCAGGACGCTAGCAGGGGCAGACCAGGCCAGTGAGACAGCCTCAGCTGTGTGGAACTTATTCAGAGCTCAGGGGACGGATGAGAGGAAGCTGGAAAAAAGGAGCAAACCTGGTTGGCTGGTGCTGTTGCTGCGTAGGGGACACTTGTGGCAGGAGTTGCTGCTGCAGAGACAGCGGCGGGCGAAGCGCTGTACATCATGGGGACTTTGttcaggaaggggggagggcaggcacCGTGGAGGCAATggacagggaggggtggagcgttACGGTAATGGTGGTCGATTGTGTTTTTTGTCGATGTTGTCGTCGTTTTGTTCATTTGGGAGTGGTGGATTGGTTACAGAGCGGCAAGCCATCGTGAGGTTAGACCAGCAGATGGCATGCAACCACAATGCAAAGCGAGAAACGCATGGGaggagaacacaaacacaaaacagaggagagaagctGATTACAATCACAAGTAAGGAAATTTAGCCAGACAATCAGTTTTTCCCCAGAGAAGATTAAGAtacaagttgcaaaatgaaaaGAGCTTCCTCCTGGGTTAGATTGCCAATCGAGATCACATTTGTTCTCTGAGAAACTGATTAAATTTCCTAATCAACAGTGCACAGCAATGGACAATTTCTATTATACAACAACAAATTCAACTggaactgtacacacacagtttcattGACACGGCatttatgtaaaaaaagaagaagctaATCGACCATAAACTAAGCATTGACAGGAGAGTTAGAACTCAATCGGAAAATAAAGCTTCGGCTTTTTCATTCCGGGCCCCATTCATCATATCTCACAGGTGAGCTCAAATCTCCCCGAGCCATCTTCTACGGCCTACTTCACCAATTTCTTTATGCACCGTGTATGTACGGTGCGCTGCGGTCAATGGGGGGGGTCAACGTGATCGAGTCACCTGTGAGAGTTGAGGagagaccccctcctcctcctcccccccccccccgtgtcagtgagcgagagagagtgagagtgagagagagagagagtaagggaggAGAAAAACCTACCAAGGCTGCTAGCAGGAGTCATGCACAAGACTGACCCTGTGTGCCCATGCAGTGGACAGTGAACAGGAGTTAACAAGGGggaggaaaaacaaaaaaacaaggttAGAGAAGAGCCAGAGGTCTGACCCAAAACAGCATGCCATTCATACAGGTTGATTCACAGGGCTATCGTCGGATTCAAAACTGCCGGAACATTCTGGAAAAACCGGGGTCCTCACATTTACTGAGGCCAATTCACAGCATGGTCGGTAGAAAATAacgtgaaaaaacaaaaaaagtgctTTTACCACCCTATAGGACTAAATATAGTTCTGTGGGAGGATGCTACAAGTAGGTTATTTTCAGTGCGAGAGGGTAGAAGGAGGTtagggggctggaggctagaggctgtTATCAGAGCGGAACATGCAGTGAGGGTGGACCGTGGCAGTCTGAACAAGCTTCCCACACAGGTCTGCTGtcgagaggggatgggggagaggagaggggccacAAGGCATCAACCaccacagaggagagggagggacagattgTAGTCTCTTCAAGCGCAAGACCGAGCAGAAATGGAACCATTAGCAACCGCTAACTCCCTTATCCGCTAGCCTGAGGTAATGTTTGGCGTAATTTGGGGGAAGAGAGCTGACTAGAGAGTCTCTCTGGGAGGAGACGACACTGATGAAGTCTGCACTCCTTCGCACAGCGAGAGATAACCCTTCTTACTATCACATCGGGCTGAACAGCAGGTGTCGAGCGTTTTTTGTCGACGCCCGCTGGCACCTCATGGGTGCTGTCGTTAAATAAGGAGGTGTCGAAAACGCCAGGTGTATTTTATAGTATTTTCAACAGCCATACATCCCGTCATCAACGGATTTAACTAGAGGCCTTTTATGACCCTGATCAAAGCTTAGCCATGCCTCCACCCAGTCTAACCACCTGGCAGCCATTACCTGTCCTTACACGGGTGTGGATTCACTAAAGTACAGGCATTCATGACCACCTCCATCACGTGTGTAAGCTTCTATTCTGATGCAAATTCATATACTCTGCTCAAATGTTTGTTAGTTTGTTAAATAAGGAGATGCCATCCCGTTTTTGGGGGGGTTTAGGTTTTACAACTATTCAGCTATGTTTTGAACTTGCCTGGGGAATTTGAAGAGTTAGGGGAAGCGACAtccagtgactgtgtgtgtgtgtgtgtgcgtgagtcaAGTTGTTCGGGCGCGTCTCCTACCTGTGGGAAAGAAAGCGGGCTGCTGGAGCTGTGCGTTGGCCAGGGCCTGCTGATAGTGCAGCACACTGGGGTTGAAGAGAGAGCTGGCCCCGTTGCTCTTCTCCAGGGCTTGTCTCTTTGGTAGGGGCTGCAGCATGCCGTGGGGGAACGcctgcgtggggggggggggcacaacgaaggaggaggagggggggagggggggcagggtggacgTTAGACCAGAGGCTGAGGCCTCGCACCAGCAACATGCCAGTCTTGACAACAAGATCACACTCTGCTCTGTCGTGGCTCTAGGCACAAGCACGGGTTACGACAAGGTCACGATGGCAACTTAGGTTTAAAATAGTCACAGACAATGAGGGAACTACACACAATATCTAGCAAGGCAGTAATCAACAATACACTTACAGCGTAAAGAAAATCATGAAATACTTAAGAATTAGTACAGGTAAACATTGTGTAACTGATACACAATTCATGAACGTAAATCAGAGTTAAACATTACTTGACCAGTTACTTAAGCAAATTGTAGGATATCTACTTCATACACATATACTGGGTGTGTCTTACTGGTTTCAAAAGCAAAAAGCCAAATTATATTCTGTGAGTTGCTACAGTACATTACAAAAGCTACATGCAAAGCAAAAGGTGAAAGGTCAAAGTACCAGGTCTACAGTTGCCTCGAGGGGTCGCTTCATTGCTTTGGCAGTCGACTGAGTCTTTTAATAGCAGGCAGCGAGCACATGATGGCAGTGGGCCAATGGGATTCAAGCGTATTAACATACAGGTAACAGCAAGCAGAGGTGCATCATGGGGGACAGCATTGCATTGTGGATAggtgagaaggaaaaaaaacaaaatacaaaataatctGAATGCAGTATACCACATACGAAACAATAGGCATGCACATAAACAaaaatttgttttttttgtcaaagaaACATTGCTACGTTCTGAATTAGTACGAAAGCAAAAGCCTCTACGTTACCTTTGGTTAAAAAAGCGTTAGAACTTACAGAAGACTTGTCAAATGTACTTTGCTGCGTGCTAAACAAACTACTGGGATAGTATAGCGTAGATAGGTAAAAGTACTTATCAACAAGTAAATCAGCTTGGCTAGGATCAACAATACAGACGGCTTTCGGTAAACATGATCAAAGGCGGCAACTGTAGGAGGACGGCCGAATGCCAACTCTTTGGGTTGGGCACCCGGCCGATGCACGTCGTAACAGAGAAAGCCGCCACCAGTGACTGTGCAGACGCTGTCTGTGGTGTTCAACTGGAATAGGTGTCAGTGTGTCGTGGGTGGGAGTGGGGACcactgggacagagagggacatgAGGGAGGGACTGCTACCCAGACCAGGGAAGCAGGACCAGAGTACTGGTGATGGTACCGGTCTGTCCCTTGATATTCCCATTAAAAAGGGGCAGAAATACTTGTAGCACCATGTTAACATGGTGAAATGTTAGAGCGCTGGCATTTTGAAGCAGACGCACGTCGTCAATATATAATGAGACACGCTCTGGGTTGTCAGATAATCACGTCCATCTGGGTCACAGGTCGAACCTGTCTGAAGTGTAGCCTGTAGGGGCGATGGAGGGCACACTGGTTATGACAGTGACTTTCACTCTGAAAGTCTGCTCGGGGGAAGCTAAATGTGTCTTGATCGTGTTCAGGGATGAACGGGCTAGAAGTGAatgttaaaatgtaaaaaaagctATCAAATGTGGATCTTTGTTCATTCATCTTGGATATGTGTCGATGGGTTTGTAAAAAAGATGTGAATAATAAACTAGAGCAAAGCAGCGCAGTCCACAAATACTGACTGGCTGCGGGGCTCAGACTTCACTAGAGGATGTGGTTTTATGAGACTTGAATGGTCACTGAAAACGATATGGGTGAGGCAGGAGCTGCGAGGCCGCGCACCAGACTCGGGTTCACACAGGATGAACACATTCCGAGTATCATTCCACATACTGCACGCCCCACGTCCAGTGTTAACAGGTTGAAATGGTCTGGTTAATATGAGCACAAGGaagacaagggggaggggggggggggggggggaagcgaaAATTGCGGCGTTGGACGTCAAGCAGCTTGCTATGACAAAGGAAATCAAACAGACGACACGGGTGAAGATGGAGCGCAACGCCACGACGCCCGAGAAGCTAACGACAACTCCGAGCAACAGCAGCCGCGTGGGCgtgagcctcccccccccccccccaaaaaaaaacctgtCACGTTTCCGGAATATTCCGTTACGCTCCTTGAAATCCCGACGGGGGAATTCGACCCCGTCGACGGAAAAGAACGAATGTTTTCCATCTCCGTCGAGTGGAATGGTGACACTTGAGGGGGCGGGGTGGCTTCGATAAGGGGGACTTGGGAGTACTCTGGGAGGAGCTTGCTCAGCTGCAGCGGAGGCCCTGCTGTCCTCAGGTCAACCTCTAGCTCTGCTCATAACCGGCTTAAGAAAACCCAAGTGTCATCAAGGTAGacaggcggggggagggggtggagagagagggggagggggtcatgTTTCTGGAGCGCAGGGCTACCAGTGCTCCAGTCACCTtgtcacccagacagacagagcaagggcaaagggaggggcgggggggagagcGAGCGGTGCTGGAGCAGGCTGATGGATGTGCAG
Proteins encoded:
- the LOC124462718 gene encoding ras-related protein Rap-2a-like gives rise to the protein MREYKVVVLGSGGVGKSALTVQFVTGTFIEKYDPTIEDFYRKEIEVDSSPSVLEILDTAGTEQFASMRDLYIKNGQGFILVYSLVNQQSFQDIKPMRDQIIRVKRFERVPVVLVGNKVDLEDEREVSCDEGQALAEDWGCPFMETSAKSKTMVDQLFTEIVRQMDSSSLPDRDKPCCSACSLQ